The following are encoded together in the Anopheles nili chromosome 3, idAnoNiliSN_F5_01, whole genome shotgun sequence genome:
- the LOC128727669 gene encoding uncharacterized protein LOC128727669: protein MSLDSMKQIKVQLSNIERNYRTLQSEYNWKPLSETFEKFRKQPPIQFDEKAGLTHRAERLNYIKSSQPKLAQDVKIKLKRYRSSNETRNVLIPAESFRYDYNCNKQVERAKNIIYTNAKGFTRLVDPYISTTMIDIVPHEKLRHDTVTFWNWEEREERKRAPKDTAPLQPRMVVPVFKHKLHNGFISEMQASFVKPVEIEFRLDPTITHPIVLESTDHAKPVTESSTYGGNKNCASIQKQRKYE from the exons ATGTCGTTGGATAGCATGAAGC AGATAAAGGTACAGCTATCGAACATCGAGCGCAATTATCGCACATTGCAGTCTGAATATAACTGGAAGCCTTTATCGGAGACATTCGAAAAATTTAGAAAGCAGCCTCCTATCCAATTTGATGAAAAGGCTGGGCTAACTCACCGTGCCGAGAGACTGAATTACATCAAATCCTCGCAACCAAAGCTGGCACAAgatgtgaaaattaaattaaagcgTTACAGAAGCTCAAATGAAACACGAAACGTTTTGATACCGGCTGAATCGTTTCGATATGATTATAATTGCAACAAACAGGTTGAACGCGCTAAGAATATTATATACACTAATGCGAAAGGATTTACCAGATTAGTAGACCCATATATCAGTACAACTATGATTGATATTGTACCGCACGAGAAGCTTCGACATGATACGGTTACATTTTGGAACTGGGAGGAAAGAGAAGAGCGCAAAAGAGCTCCTAAGGATACTGCTCCTCTACAACCTCGTATGGTAGTCCCTGTTTTCAAGCACAAACTTCATAATGGTTTCATTAGTGAGATGCAGGCAAGTTTTGTGAAACCTGTCGAGATAGAATTTCGTCTAGATCCAACAATCACGCATCCAATCGTACTAGAGTCTACCGATCATGCCAAACCTGTAACGGAGAGCTCGACCTACGGAGGCAATAAAAATTGTGCTTCcatacaaaaacaaagaaaatatgaATGA
- the LOC128727670 gene encoding protein FAM151B, producing the protein MLSFLVICLFWVLSSLSNSSVVDGKANLTKITWAHAVNDAEFLSRVLESDIEFIEADISLGYLKDDTAKEYEIPIMAHPPATVSDLSLETFLKRIMQFNQEAIINSSKVKGVKLDFKSIGAFEESIDIIRRTYDMNAFDTWINADILAGPVENTATVPVDPMRFFSAVKQLGKATLSIGWTTRWGEGFTDGSYLGSQVDEMVNAIRANGIDKAGNPITFPVRGGIVANSVKNMIRLYCSLKDTNNVTFTVWSSANDAVNVNKLRDFIFSMGLDRTYVDVPDDLYHKLHLEQNAFSDTCKKTLDVKCFDQLA; encoded by the exons ATGTTGTCTTTCTTGGTAATATGTTTATTCTGGG TGTTATCCTCACTAAGTAACAGTAGTGTCGTAGATGGTAAAGCAAATCTGACAAAAATAACTTGGGCCCATGCTGTAAATGATGCTGAATTTCTATCTAGAGTACTCGAAA GTGACATTGAGTTTATCGAAGCCGATATCTCTCTTGGATACCTAAAGGATGATACAGCCAAAGAATATGAGATACCTATTATGGCGCATCCACCAGCTACGGTTTCTGATTTATCACTCGAAACTTTCTTAAAGCGTATAATGCAGTTTAATCAAGAGGCAAtcataaattcatcaaaaGTAAAGGGCGTTAAGCTAGATTTCAAATCAATCGGTGCTTTTGAAGAGTCCATCGATATTATTCGCAGAACTTACGATATGAACGCATTTGACACTTGGATCAACGCAGATATTCTAGCAGGACCGGTAGAAAACACCGCTACCGTGCCAGTAGATCCTATGCGATTCTTTTCCGCAGTTAAACAGCTCGGTAAAGCAACGCTTTCTATTGGCTGGACCACTCGTTGGGGAGAAGGTTTTACGGATGGCTCTTACTTGGGATCACAAGTAGATGAAATGGTCAACGCGATTCGTGCAAATGGAATCGACAAAGCCGGGAATCCTATCACTTTCCCCGTTCGAGGCGGAATTGTAGCCAACAGTGTGAAAAACATGATTCGGTTGTATTGTAGCTTGAAAGACACCAATAATGTAACCTTCACGGTATGGTCAAGTGCAAATGATGCTGTAAATGTAAACAAATTACGGGACTTCATATTTTCCATGGGACTTGACCGTACCTATGTCGACGTGCCGGACGATTTGTATCATAAACTTCATCTGGAACAAAATGCTTTTAGTGACACGTGCAAAAAAACTCTTGATGTTAAATGTTTTGATCAGTTAGCATGA
- the LOC128727674 gene encoding angiopoietin-4-like: MRREQVDFVKNVSSSDAAFQLADVYSKLNQLNNTIRALNLQVKTLTAVVNNLTNISQTCDGRKIITDCNEVHSDESGIFSLKICAGPVYNVYCNQSFKDGGWLVVYNRYNENNNIFNRTWHSYEQGFGLPDGEHFIGLKRLHALTYGSTYEIAFILSINSEENFGIYNHFEIDNQDDRYAIKNIGSPSGYMRLFSNTEQLYKFQTFDRNKLHPLARDTMIDEACAFWFIDMPSSHDSSGFKLFCQNLRYLKIMIRKL, translated from the exons ATGCGAAGAG AACAGGTGGATTTCGTAAAGAACGTTTCCTCATCAGATGCAGCATTTCAACTGGCTGATGTGTACAGCAAATTAAATCAACTCAACAATACGATAAGAGCGCTCAACCTTCAAGTTAAAACATTAACAGCTGTAGTGAACAATTTGACGAACATTTCGCAGACATgtgatgggaggaaaatcatAACAGATTGCAATGAAGTGCACTCTGACGAGTCGGGAATATTTTCGTTAAAAATTTGTGCCGGGCCAGTATACAACGTGTACTGCAATCAGTCCTTCAAAGACGGCGGGTGGCTAGTTGTCTACAATCGCTATAACgaaaataacaatatttttaacCGCACATGGCACTCCTATGAGCAAGGATTCGGCTTGCCTGATGGAGAACATTTCATTGGACTCAAACGTCTACATGCTTTAACGTATGGCTCTACATATGAGATCGCCTTCATTTTATCAATTAATAGTGAAGAAAACTTTGGTATTTACAACCATTTCGAGATCGACAACCAGGATGATCGATATGCAATCAAAAACATTGGTTCGCCTAGTGGATATATGCGGCTTTTTAGCAATACTGAGCAACTTTATAAATTCCAAACTTTCGATAGAAACAAGTTACATCCTTTAGCACGTGACACCATGATCGATGAAGCGTGTGCGTTCTGGTTTATCGACATGCCTAGCAGCCATGATTCTAGTGGATTTAAGCTATTTTGTCAAAACCTGCGCTACTTGAAAATTATGATACGAAAACTATGA